Proteins from one Nyctibius grandis isolate bNycGra1 chromosome 2, bNycGra1.pri, whole genome shotgun sequence genomic window:
- the ASMT gene encoding acetylserotonin O-methyltransferase produces MGSMEDLDYPQIILQYTSGFLVSKIMFTACELGVFDLLLESGEPLSSDAIAARLDTSTTGMERLLDACVGLKLLAVELTQEGALYRNTDISNIYLTKSSPKSQHHIMMYYSNTVYLCWHYLADAVREGRNQYERAFGISSKDLFGAMYRSEEEMLKFMAGQNSIWSICGRDVLAAFDLSSFTQICDLGGGGGALARECVSLYPNSTVTIYDLPKVVQVAKEQFVPPEEHRIAFHEGDFFNDSIPEAELYILSKILHDWDDDKCRQLLANVYKACKPGGGVLLVESLLNEDKSGPLEAQLYSMNMLVQTEGKERTAAEYSKLLEAAGFGEVQVKRTGKLYDAVLGRK; encoded by the exons atgggttCCATGGAAGACCTTGACTATCCTCAAATCATCTTGCAATACACCAGTGGATTTTTAGTCTCAAAG ATTATGTTCACTGCCTGTGAGTTGGGGGTGTTTGATCTTCTGCTGGAGTCAGGAGAGCCTCTGTCTTCAGATGCCATTGCTGCGCGCTTGGATACCAGCACCACGGGGATGGAAAGACTGCTGGATGCCTGCGTGGGATTGAAACTCTTGGCAGTAGAGCTGACCCAAGAAGGAG CCCTCTACAGAAACACAGACATTTCCAACATCTACCTTACAAAATCAAGTCCCAAATCTCAGCATCATATTATGATGTATTACTCCAATACAGTCTACTTGTGCTGGCACTACCTGGCTGATGCTGTGAG agaaggaagaaaccaATATGAGAGAGCTTTTGGCATTTCATCGAAAGACCTTTTTGGAGCAATGTACAG atcagaagaagaaatgctgaaattcaTGGCTGGCCAGAACTCAATATGGAGTATATGTGGCAGAGATGTTCTTGCTGCATTTGACCTTTCCTCTTTCACGCAGATCTGTGACCTGGGAG gaggtggaggagcttTGGCCCGGGAGTGTGTTTCTTTGTACCCAAATTCCACAGTCACAATTTATGACCTGCCGAAAGTTGTGCAAGTGGCCAAAGAGCAATTTGTTCCCCCTGAGGAGCATCGTATCGCTTTCCATGAAG GAGACTTCTTTAATGATTCAATTCCAGAAGCTGAACTGTATATATTATCCAAGATACTGCACGACTGGGATGATGATAAATGCAGGCAACTGCTGGCAAATGTCTACAAGGCTTGCAAACCTG GTGGTGGAGTGCTGCTAGTCGAATCGCTTCTGAATGAAGATAAAAGTGGGCCTTTAGAAGCTCAACTGTATTCTATGAATATGTTGGTccagacagaaggaaaagagcGAACAGCAGCAGAGTACAGCAAGCTCCTTGAGGCAGCAGGCTTTGGAGAGGTTCAAGTCAAGAGAACTGGAAAACTCTATGATGCTGTTTTAGGAAGGAAATAA